AGCCACGAGACCGTCCCGGACCGCATTGTGGCCGGCACCTGGGCGATCGCGTCGGTGTTGACGCGCGGTGACGTCCGAGTGCGCCGCGCCCGCCCGGAGCACTCCACCGTCGTGCTCAGCCGACTTGAGGACATCGGCGCGCAGATCCGCGAGTACGACGATGGGTTCGCCGTCTCGATGGATCGGCGCCCCACCGCGCTCGACGTGGCCACGCTGCCGTACCCCGGGTTTCCCACGGATCTACAGCCGATGATGCTTGCGGTGCATGCGATCTCCGACGGCAGCGCGATCCTGAGCGAAAACGTCTTCGAGGCGCGGTTCATGTTTGCCGGCGAGCTGGTGCGCCTCGGCGCAGACATCATCGTGGACGGGCACCACTGCCTGACGCGCGGCGTACCCGCCCTATCCGGGGCGCCGGTGCAGGCCACCGACATCCGCGCCGGTGCCGCGCTGGTGCTCGCGGGCCTGATCGCCGACGGCGTCACCGAGGTCGCGCACATCTATCACATCGATCGCGGGTACGTCGCTTTTGACGAGCAGCTGCGCTCGTTGGGCGCCCAGATCGAGCGCGTGAAGGTGGCCGACCTCGAGTTCGGTGAGTGAGGGCCGCTGGTAGCGTCGAGGCGTACGCCGTTTTGGCGCCCACTTTCGCTTCTAGGAAGGTCAATCGTGACGAGCACACCCGTCAAGGTCGCCGTGACCGGCGCCGCCGGTCAGATCGGCTACAGCCTGCTGTTTCGCATCGCAAGCGGTGCCCTCTTCGGCAAGGACACCCCGGTCGAGCTGCGTCTGCTGGAGATCACCCCGGCGCTGAAGGCGCTCGAGGGCGTGGTCATGGAGCTCGACGACTGCGCGTTTCCGACGCTGGCCGGCGTGCAGATCGGCGACGACGCCAACACCATCTTCGACGGCGTCAACCACGCCCTGCTGGTCGGCGCCCGTCCGCGCGGACCGGGCATGGAGCGCGGTGACCTGCTGGAGGCCAACGGCGGCATCTTCGCCCCGCAGGGCAAGGCACTGAACGAGGTCGCCGCCGACGACATCCGCGTCACCGTCACCGGCAACCCGGCCAACACCAACGCGCTGATCGCGATGAGCAACGCCCCGGACATCCCCAAGGAGCGGTTCTCGGCGCTGACCCGCCTCGATCACAACCGCGCGATCTCGCAGCTGGCCGCCAAGCTCGGCGTACCAGTCACCGAGATCAAGAAGATGACGATCTGGGGCAACCACTCGGCCACCCAGTACCCGGACCTCTTCCACGCCGAGGTCGGCGGCAAGAACGCCGCTGAGGCGGTCGGCGATCAGGACTGGCTGGAAAACACGTTCATCCCGACCGTCGCCAAGCGCGGCGCGGCGATCATCGAGGCGCGCGGCGCGTCCTCGGCCGCGTCGGCTGCCTCGGCCACGATCGACCACGCCCGCGACTGGGCGCTCGGCTCGGCCAAGGACGACTGGGTCTCGATGGCGGTGCCCAGCGACGGCTCGTACGGCGTACCCGAGGGCATCATCTCCAGCTTCCCGGTCACCACGTCCGGTGGCGACTGGACCATCGTGCAGGGCCTGGAGATCGACGACTTCTCGCGCGGCAAGATCGACGCCTCGGTCGCCGAGCTCTCCGAGGAGCGCGACGCGGTCAAAGGCCTTGGGCTGATCTAGCGACCTGTGCCCGAAGCAGCGGCCCCGCACTCTTAGTGAGTGCGGGGCCGCTGCGCTGTCGCGGGCCGGAATTTGTGCGTTTGGCTACCGCAGCGGTCGCCTGGCGCCCAGAATCGGGTACGGCGTTCCTCTCCGGCGATTGGTGATCATCGTGACCGACCTAGCGCATGCGGCTTTACTGACGGCTTTCCCGGTGGGGGCGGCTGCCGTGGGAGCCGTCGTGGCGGCCATCCGCAAACCGAGTCCGCGGGTCATGAGTGCCGTTCAGCACTTTGCCGCCGGCGTGGTGATCGCGGCGGTCGTCGGCGAGATCCTGCCGGACCTGCGCGAAGAGGCTCGGTGGTCGTGGGCGGTCTTCGGATTCGCGATCGGTGTCGTCGTGGTGCTCGCGCTGGCGGCGTGGGGCAGACGCATCGACCGCAACGCCGTCGAGGCGCCCGGTGCTGAGCCGCCGCGTATCGGTGCGCCCAGCGTTGGGGCATCCAGCAGCGCGTCTGAAGCCCCGGATCGTGCCGAGGTGGCGCGGGCGGTGGGCAAGTCCGCGTTGCCGATCGGGCTCATCGCCACCGTGGCGATCGACCTGCTGATCGACGGTGCGCTGGTCGGGCTGGGGACGACCTTGGGCTCGACACAGGCGATCATCCTGACCGCGGCGCTCACCATCGAGGTGCTTTTCCTCGCGCTGTCGGTGCAAGGTGAGCTGACGGCCGCTGGGATGACGCCGTGGCGGGCTGCCGGCACCAGTGCCGGTCTCGGACTCATGGCCGCGGTCGGTGCCATGGGATCGGCCCTGGCGCTGAGCCATGCCGGCCCCGGTCCGATTGCCGGGACGCTGGCGTTTGGTGCTGCCGCGCTGCTCTACCTCGCCGTCGAGGAGCTGCTGGTGGAGGCGCACGAGGAGTCCGAGACCATCATGCTGACCGCGATGTTCTTCCTCGGCTTCTTCATCATCTACGGCCTGACTCAGCTCGGCGGCTGAGCGCTGCGCCTGCTTCCGGGCTGAGCCAGCAAGCGTGGCCCAGCCCGGAAACCGCGGACCTACGGGACGACGACCGACAGCATGCGTGCGATGCAGACCGGCTTGTCGATGCCCTCGGCCTCGATCGTCCAGTCCCACGCGGCGCGCGAGCCGAGATTGATGTCGGCGACCTCGCCGAGCACGGCGCTGGCGCGCAGCTTCGAGCCGACCGGGACCGGGTGCGGGAAGCGCACCTTGTCACAGCCGTAGTTGACGCCCATCTTCACGCCGTCGACCTTGATCAGCTGCGAGCTGAACATCGGGATCAGCGAGAGGGTCAAGAACCCGTGCCCGATCGGGCCGCCGAACGGACCGCCCTTGGCCTTCTCGACATCGACGTGGATCCACTGGTGGTCCTCGGTCGCGTCGGCAAAGAGGTTGACGCGCTCCTGGGTGAGCTCAAACCAGTCCGTCGGGCCAAGGGTGATGCCGACCGACTCCTTGAGCTCGTCGACACCGTTGAAGGTCTTTACTTCTGCCATGGTGCTGCTCCCTCGTGGTTGGGTACACCCGCGTGGGGCCCCGCGCGGGCGGTCCCTTGTGAGGTTATCGACACGTCGCATGGCCGCCTGCGTCGGCTGGCTACCATGTCGAGACATTCCTGTTGGAGGCCCGCATGCCCTACCCATCGAGCGCGGACGGCGACCGTCCGTGGATGATGCGCACGTACGCCGGACACTCGTCCGCGGCAGAGTCCAACGCGCTGTACCGGCGCAACCTGGCCAAGGGGCAGACCGGCCTGTCGGTCGCGTTCGACCTGCCCACCCAGACCGGCTACGACCCCGATGACCAGCTCGCCCGCGGCGAGGTGGGCCGGGTCGGCGTACCGATCACGCATCTGGGCGACATGCGCGCGCTGTTCGATGAGATTCCGCTAGAGCAGATGAATACATCGATGACGATCAATGCCACGGCGATGTGGCTGCTGTCGCTGTATCAGGTCGTCGCCGAGGAGCAGGGCGCCGACATCACCAAGCTGGCCGGTACGACGCAGAACGACATCGTCAAGGAGTACCTCTCGCGCGGGACCTACGTCTTCCCGCCGGAGCCGTCGATGCGCCTGATCACCGACATGGTGGCCTACACGGTCAACACCATGCCGAAGTTCAACCCCATCAACATCTGCAGCTATCACCTGCAGGAGGCCGGCGCGACGCCGGTGCAGGAGGTCGCGTTTGCGCTGTCGACCGCGGTCGCCGTACTCGATGCGGTGCGCGATGCCGGACAGGTGCCGCAGGAGCGCTTCGGCGACGTCGTCGGGCGCATCTCGTTCTTCGTCAACGCCGGCGTGCGGTTTGTCGAGGAGACCTCCAAGATGCGCGCGTTCGGGCGGCTGTGGGATGAGATCACCCGCGAGCGGTACGGCGTGGAAGATCCCAAGATGCGCCGGTTCCGCTACGGCGTGCAGGTCAACTCGCTCGGGCTGACCGAGGCGCAGCCGGAAAACAACGTGCAGCGCATCGTGCTGGAGATGCTCGGCGTGACGCTGTCGCGCGACGCGCGGGCGCGCGCCATCCAGCTGCCGGCCTGGAACGAGGCCCTGGGACTGCCGCGGCCATGGGATCAGCAGTGGGCGCTGCGCATGCAGCAGGTGCTGGCCTACGAGTCCGACCTGCTGGAGTACGACGACATCTTCGAAGGCAGCGTCGTCATCGAGGCGAAGGTCAGCGAGATCGCCGAAGGCGCACGCGAACTGATGCGCGAGATCGAGGAGACCGGGGGAGCCGTCGCGGCGATCGAGTCCGGGTTCATGAAGGGCGCGCTCGTCGACTCACTTGCCTCCCGTCGGGCGCGCATCGAGTCCGGTGAGGACGTCATCGTCGGCGTCAACAAGTACGAAGGCACCGAGCCGAGCCCGCTGACCGGGGAGGTCGCCGAAGCGATCATGACGGTCGACGTCGCGGTCGAGCAGTCCGCGATCGAGTCGGTGAAGCGGTGGCGCGACGAGCGCGACAACCCGCGCGTGGAGAAGGCGCTCGCCGCGCTGCGCGACGCGGCCGGCACGGACGTGAACCTGATGGAGGCATCGCTGGAGTGCGCGCGTGCCGGGGTGACCACCGGCGAGTGGGCCGGCGCGCTGCGCGAGGTCTTCGGCGAGTTCCGCGCACCGACCGGTGTCAGCGCCGCGTCGGCGGCCGCCGAAGCCGGCGACGCGCTCTCGGCCGTGCGCCAGCGTGTTGACGCGCTCAGCGAGCGTGCGGGCCGGCGGCTGAAGATGCTCGTCGGCAAGCCCGGCCTGGACGGACACTCCAACGGCGCCGAGCAGATCGCCGTACGCGCCCGTGACGCCGGGTTTGAGGTGATCTACCAGGGCATCCGTCTCACTCCGGAGCAGATCGTCGCTGCTGCGGAGCAGGAAGATGTGCACGTGGTGGGGCTGTCGGTGCTGTCCGGATCGCACATGGAGGTCATCCCCGCGGTGGTGCGCGGGCTTCGCGAGGCGGGGATGGACGACGTACCGATCGTGGTCGGAGGGATCATCCCCGAGGGTGATGCCAAGACGCTGACCGAGATGGGTGTCGCGAAGGTGTTCACCCCCAAGGACTACGAGCTCAACGACATCATGGGCTCGATTCTCGACGTACTCGAGGCATCGGCCGGCGAGCTCGCGGCCACCTCCCGGTAGCGCGTGGCAAATCAGGTCAACCTCGACTCGGTCACCGTCCAGTTCGACGTCACGCCGGTGCTCGATCGAGTATCGGCAGGTATCGATGATCGCGACCGCATTGGCGTCGTCGGTCTCAACGGTGCCGGAAAATCGACGCTTCTCGATGTTGTTGCGCGCCGGCGTACGCCGGACTCCGGACGCGTCTCGTGGCGCTCCGGACTGCAGGTCGCCGAGGTCGGGCAGAGCGACGACTTCGGCGACACGACGACGGTGCGCGAGATCGTGCTGCCCGGGTCGGCCGACGCGGAGCACACCTGGGCAGCCGATCCCCGGGTGCGCCGGGTCGTCGAGGGGTTGGGGCTGCACGGGCTCGGGCTGGAGACGCCGGCCGGATCGCTGTCCGGTGGAGAGCGTCGCCGGGTCGGCCTGGCTGCGGCTCTCGTCGCCGACGTCGACCTGCTGATTCTTGACGAGCCGACGAACCACCTCGATATCGAAGGTGTTCGATGGTTAGCCGACTATCTGCGCGAGTACGCCGGCGCGCTGCTGGTCGTCACGCACGACCGCTGGTTCCTGGACAACGTCACCACGCGCACGTGGGAGGTCGTAGGCGCGGCGATCCACATGTATGACGGCGGGTACGCCGACTGGGTCTTCGCCCGTGCCGAGCGCGCCCGGATCGCCGACGCGACCGAGGAGCGGCGGCGCAACCTGGCCCGAAAGGAGCTGGCGTGGCTGCGCCGCGGAGCACCCGCGCGCACCTCCAAGCCACGGTTCCGGATCGAGGCGGCCAACGCCCTCATCGCCGACGTACCGCCGCCGCGCGACAAGGTCGAGCTCGTCGCCACCGCGACGTCGCGGATGGGCAAGACCGTCGTCGACCTCGAAGACGTGACCGTCCGGCTGGGTGAGCGCGACATCCTGCAGCACGTCACGTGGCGGCTGAGCCCTGGAGGGCGGTACGGCGTACTCGGGCCGAATGGCGCCGGCAAGAGCACGCTGCTGCGCACGATCCTCGGCGAGCAGCCCATCGCGTCGGGTCACCGCACCATCGGCTCGACCGTGCGCGCCGCGCATCTGAGCCAGAACCTCGCCGAGCTCGATCCCGGCCAGCGGATGATCGAGGCCGTCTCCGAGCACGCGACGCTCATCCGGATCGGCGACAAGGACCTCACCGGCGGGCAGCTGCTGGAGCGCTTCGGCTTCCCGGCTCGGATGCACAAGCAGTTCGTGCGCGACCTCTCCGGCGGGCAGCGCCGCCGACTGCAGCTCGTGCGCACGTTGATGGGCGAGCCCAACCTGCTCGTGCTCGACGAGCCGACCAACGACCTCGATGTCGACACCCTCACCGCTCTGGAAGATCTGCTTGACGGCTGGAGCGGCACGCTGCTGGTCGTCTCGCACGATCGCTATCTGCTTGAGCGGGTGACCGACGAGCAGTACGCCGTACTCGGCGACGGCCGGCTGCGCCACCTGCCTGGCGGGGTGGATGAGTACCTGCGGCTCGTCGCCGGACGCGACCGATCCGCGCTCCGCGGAGCCAATGACGTGAGCGCAGCGGGGCCGTCGGCGGATGCCGGGTCGACCGCCGCCGCGGCCTCTGCCGCCACCCCTGCTGCCAGTGCCGCAGAGCGTCGGGAGGCCCGCAAGGCGGTCGGTCGCATCGAACGACAGCTGGCCGCGCTGGAGACGCGCGAGCAGAAGCTGCACGACCAGCTTGCCGAGCACGCCAGCGACTTCGAGAAGGTACGCGAGTTCAACGCCGCGCTGACCGAGCTCACCGCGCAGCGGGCGGAACTCGAGGAGCAGTGGCTCGAGGCCGCCGACTTGGCGGACTAAGCGCAGGACGTTCCGGCGGGAACGCCTCGCCGCGCGATGTCGGCGGCGCTTGGCATAGTCGGGGCATGACCTTCACGGCCCGACATATCTCCCAGCCCATCGCTCGGCCACCAGCCGAGGTCATCGCGTTTGCCGGTAACCCGCAGAACCTGCCGCGCTGGGCAGCCGGGCTGAGCGAAGGAATCCGCCAGGATGGGGAGCGTTGGGTGACCGAGTCTCCGATGGGCACCGTAGAGGTGTCGTTTACCGGCCCGGTCGACTTCGGCGTACTCGACCATGACGTGCGGCTTCCCGACGGGTCGATCGTGCACAACCCGTTGCGGGTGCTGGCCAATGACGACGGAAGCGAGGTCGTCTTCACGCTGTATGAGCGCCCCGGGATGCCCGCGGAGGAGTTCGAGCGGGACGCCGAGATGGTCCGCGCCGATCTCAAGCGACTGCGGGCGATCCTTGAGTCGTGAGACCCGACGCGGTTGACACCGGTGTCGTCTTGCGGCGTACGTTGGGGTTATGACTGAGCTTGCCGAGAAGACGTCTGCTGCGGATCTCCCGACCTACGAGAATATCCGCCTGGAGCGTGACGACCAGGTCATCACGCTGACGATGGCGCGGGCCAAGCGCCGCAACTCCCTGTCTGAGGACCACATGCGCGAGATCCTCGCCGCGCTGAACTATGTCGCGACGACCGACGCGCGGATCCTCGTGATTGCCGGCGATGGGCCGGTGTTTTCCTCTGGGCACGACTTCGGCGACATGATCGGACGCGACCTGCACTCGATGCGCGCCCTGCTGCAGCTGTGCACCGAGATGATGACGCGTCTGCACACGATCCCGCAGGTCGTGATCGCCAAGGTGCACGCGCTCGCGACCGCCGCCGGCTGCCAGCTGGTCTCCGAGTGCGACCTCGCCGTCGCTGCCGAGTCGGCCGGGTTTGCCCTGCCCGGCGGCAAGGGCGGCTGGTTCTGCCACACGCCGTCGGTCGGTGTCGCGCGCAACGTCGGGCGCAAGCACCTGATGGAGCTGGCCCTTGGCGGTGAGCCGATCGATGCCAAGACCGCCGAGGCGTGGGGGCTGATCAACTACGCCGTCCCGGATGAGCAGCTCGACGAGAAGGTTGCCGAGCTCGCGGCCAAGATGAGCCAGGGCAGCCGTACGGCGAAGGCGCTGGGCAAGCAGGCGATCTACAACCAGATCGACCGGCCCGAGAGCGACGCGTACCTGTACGCCGTGGAGGTGATGGCCTCGGCCAGCCAGACCGACCATGCGCGAGAGGGCATGAACGCGTTCGTGGAGAAGCGGAAACCGCAGTGGCCCCGGTAGTTCATACTCCCTGCTGACCCATCGAGTGTGCCTCAACCCCAGATATACGTGGGGTCGAGGCGTCCTCGATGGGTCACAGCCGGCGGGAGTGGCCCCGGTAGTCGGCGCTGCGGACGGCGCAACCCCAGCCCTAGAACAGCCGTTCGGTGGGGTCGGTGAGTCCGCGCAGCTCGTCGTAGTCGGTCACCACGCACCTGATGCCGCGGTCGGTAGCGAGCGTGCGGGCCTGGGCCTTGACGACGTTGCCGGCGAGTACGCCGCGCACCGGCGCGATCTTGGTGTCGCGGTTGAGCAGATCGAGGTAGCGGGTGAGCTGCTCGACGGCGGAGATCTCCACGACGCGCTTCACCTCGACCGCCACCGTGCCACCTTCGGATGACCGCGCGAGGATGTCGACCGGGCCGATCGGCGTCGGATATTCCCGGCGTACCAGGCGAAGTCCGGGACCGATGGTGTCCAGGTGCGCCGCAAGCAGCTCCTGCAGGTGCGCCTCGACGCCGTCCTTGGTCAGGCCAGGGTCGATCCCGAGCTCGTGGCTGGTGTCGCTGTGGATTTCGTGGATCGTGATGATCAGCGAGTCACCGGACTTCGCCTTGACCGTCCACTGATCGTCCTTCTCGATCAGGGTGCACGGCGGCGACATCCAGTTCAGCGGCTTGTAGGAGCCCGAGTCGGAGTGCACCAACACCGAGCCGTCGTTCTTGACCAGCAGCAGACGCGTGGCCTTGGGTAGGTGGGCCGACAACCGCCCCGCGTAATCGACCTCGCAGGTGGCGATGACAAGGCGCATGTAGCGATCCTTCGTGCTCGGGTGGGTCGGCGTACGACACAGCAGACTACGGCAGCGCGCCGGCGCAGCAATTTGATGCT
The nucleotide sequence above comes from Epidermidibacterium keratini. Encoded proteins:
- a CDS encoding malate dehydrogenase, with the translated sequence MTSTPVKVAVTGAAGQIGYSLLFRIASGALFGKDTPVELRLLEITPALKALEGVVMELDDCAFPTLAGVQIGDDANTIFDGVNHALLVGARPRGPGMERGDLLEANGGIFAPQGKALNEVAADDIRVTVTGNPANTNALIAMSNAPDIPKERFSALTRLDHNRAISQLAAKLGVPVTEIKKMTIWGNHSATQYPDLFHAEVGGKNAAEAVGDQDWLENTFIPTVAKRGAAIIEARGASSAASAASATIDHARDWALGSAKDDWVSMAVPSDGSYGVPEGIISSFPVTTSGGDWTIVQGLEIDDFSRGKIDASVAELSEERDAVKGLGLI
- a CDS encoding ZIP family metal transporter, producing the protein MSAVQHFAAGVVIAAVVGEILPDLREEARWSWAVFGFAIGVVVVLALAAWGRRIDRNAVEAPGAEPPRIGAPSVGASSSASEAPDRAEVARAVGKSALPIGLIATVAIDLLIDGALVGLGTTLGSTQAIILTAALTIEVLFLALSVQGELTAAGMTPWRAAGTSAGLGLMAAVGAMGSALALSHAGPGPIAGTLAFGAAALLYLAVEELLVEAHEESETIMLTAMFFLGFFIIYGLTQLGG
- a CDS encoding ABC-F family ATP-binding cassette domain-containing protein; its protein translation is MANQVNLDSVTVQFDVTPVLDRVSAGIDDRDRIGVVGLNGAGKSTLLDVVARRRTPDSGRVSWRSGLQVAEVGQSDDFGDTTTVREIVLPGSADAEHTWAADPRVRRVVEGLGLHGLGLETPAGSLSGGERRRVGLAAALVADVDLLILDEPTNHLDIEGVRWLADYLREYAGALLVVTHDRWFLDNVTTRTWEVVGAAIHMYDGGYADWVFARAERARIADATEERRRNLARKELAWLRRGAPARTSKPRFRIEAANALIADVPPPRDKVELVATATSRMGKTVVDLEDVTVRLGERDILQHVTWRLSPGGRYGVLGPNGAGKSTLLRTILGEQPIASGHRTIGSTVRAAHLSQNLAELDPGQRMIEAVSEHATLIRIGDKDLTGGQLLERFGFPARMHKQFVRDLSGGQRRRLQLVRTLMGEPNLLVLDEPTNDLDVDTLTALEDLLDGWSGTLLVVSHDRYLLERVTDEQYAVLGDGRLRHLPGGVDEYLRLVAGRDRSALRGANDVSAAGPSADAGSTAAAASAATPAASAAERREARKAVGRIERQLAALETREQKLHDQLAEHASDFEKVREFNAALTELTAQRAELEEQWLEAADLAD
- a CDS encoding enoyl-CoA hydratase-related protein, which gives rise to MTELAEKTSAADLPTYENIRLERDDQVITLTMARAKRRNSLSEDHMREILAALNYVATTDARILVIAGDGPVFSSGHDFGDMIGRDLHSMRALLQLCTEMMTRLHTIPQVVIAKVHALATAAGCQLVSECDLAVAAESAGFALPGGKGGWFCHTPSVGVARNVGRKHLMELALGGEPIDAKTAEAWGLINYAVPDEQLDEKVAELAAKMSQGSRTAKALGKQAIYNQIDRPESDAYLYAVEVMASASQTDHAREGMNAFVEKRKPQWPR
- the nucS gene encoding endonuclease NucS; this translates as MRLVIATCEVDYAGRLSAHLPKATRLLLVKNDGSVLVHSDSGSYKPLNWMSPPCTLIEKDDQWTVKAKSGDSLIITIHEIHSDTSHELGIDPGLTKDGVEAHLQELLAAHLDTIGPGLRLVRREYPTPIGPVDILARSSEGGTVAVEVKRVVEISAVEQLTRYLDLLNRDTKIAPVRGVLAGNVVKAQARTLATDRGIRCVVTDYDELRGLTDPTERLF
- a CDS encoding SRPBCC family protein, whose product is MTFTARHISQPIARPPAEVIAFAGNPQNLPRWAAGLSEGIRQDGERWVTESPMGTVEVSFTGPVDFGVLDHDVRLPDGSIVHNPLRVLANDDGSEVVFTLYERPGMPAEEFERDAEMVRADLKRLRAILES
- a CDS encoding MaoC family dehydratase — its product is MAEVKTFNGVDELKESVGITLGPTDWFELTQERVNLFADATEDHQWIHVDVEKAKGGPFGGPIGHGFLTLSLIPMFSSQLIKVDGVKMGVNYGCDKVRFPHPVPVGSKLRASAVLGEVADINLGSRAAWDWTIEAEGIDKPVCIARMLSVVVP
- a CDS encoding protein meaA, translating into MPYPSSADGDRPWMMRTYAGHSSAAESNALYRRNLAKGQTGLSVAFDLPTQTGYDPDDQLARGEVGRVGVPITHLGDMRALFDEIPLEQMNTSMTINATAMWLLSLYQVVAEEQGADITKLAGTTQNDIVKEYLSRGTYVFPPEPSMRLITDMVAYTVNTMPKFNPINICSYHLQEAGATPVQEVAFALSTAVAVLDAVRDAGQVPQERFGDVVGRISFFVNAGVRFVEETSKMRAFGRLWDEITRERYGVEDPKMRRFRYGVQVNSLGLTEAQPENNVQRIVLEMLGVTLSRDARARAIQLPAWNEALGLPRPWDQQWALRMQQVLAYESDLLEYDDIFEGSVVIEAKVSEIAEGARELMREIEETGGAVAAIESGFMKGALVDSLASRRARIESGEDVIVGVNKYEGTEPSPLTGEVAEAIMTVDVAVEQSAIESVKRWRDERDNPRVEKALAALRDAAGTDVNLMEASLECARAGVTTGEWAGALREVFGEFRAPTGVSAASAAAEAGDALSAVRQRVDALSERAGRRLKMLVGKPGLDGHSNGAEQIAVRARDAGFEVIYQGIRLTPEQIVAAAEQEDVHVVGLSVLSGSHMEVIPAVVRGLREAGMDDVPIVVGGIIPEGDAKTLTEMGVAKVFTPKDYELNDIMGSILDVLEASAGELAATSR